The genomic DNA GTATCCGAAGGAAATCTCGGGTATCGACGACCGCCTGATCTCGCGCTTCGACTCCGGTCTGACGGTGGCGATTGAGCCGCCCGAACTCGAAATGCGCGTCGCGATTCTGATGCGCAAGGCGCAATCGGAATTCGTGAGCCTGAACGAGGACGTCGCCTTCTTCGTCGCGAAGCATCTGCGTTCGAACGTGCGCGAACTCGAAGGCGCGCTGCGCAAGATCCTCGCGTATTCGAAGTTCCACGGCCGCGAAATCACGATCGAGCTGACGAAGGAAGCGCTGAAAGACCTGCTGACGGTGCAGAACCGCCAGATCTCGGTGGAAAACATCCAGAAAACGGTCGCCGACTTCTACAGCATCAAGGTCGCGGACATGTATTCGAAAAAGCGTCCGGCGAATATCGCGCGGCCGCGGCAGATCGCGATGTATCTGGCCAAGGAGCTGACGCAGAAGAGCTTGCCGGAAATCGGCGAGCTGTTCGGCGGGCGCGACCACACGACGGTGCTGCACGCGGTGCGCAAGATCGCCGACGAGCGCAGCAAGGACGCGCAGCTGAACCACGAACTGCACGTGCTGGAACAGACGCTGAAGGGTTAGGCGCGCAGGGAAGCAGGAAAACGGGCAGGGAACAAGCGACCCGGCGGCAACCCGGAGCATGCTCCGCAAAATCGACCTGTTTATTCCCGAACTCGCCCCCATTTTAGTGAGGCGGTCCCGTTTTCAGGCACAATACAGGTTTAACCGCCCGGCGGCCGCGGGCGGATTTCACGCCGTGTCGGGCGCTTTTCGTGGCGCCGGCGGGGAGCCGTGGCTGCACGCTGGAAAGCTTGTCCCGTAAGGCGTGCAGGCCGTTATATCAACGAAGGAACCCTATGCAACTGGTCAAGACCGAACGCGATAACCTCCTTAGGCCGCTGCAAACTGTGAGCGGCATCGTCGAACGCCGCCATACGTTGCCGATCCTCGCCAATTTGCTGATCACCAAGAACGGTCCGGACGTATCGTTCCTGTCGACCGACCTCGAGTTGCAGATCACCACGCGCGCCGATTTCGGCGTGGGCGGCGATTCGGTCGCGACCACGGTGGCGGCGCGCAAGCTCCTCGACATTCTGCGCGCGATGCCCGAAGGTCAGGTCACGCTGACGCTGAACGACAAGCGCCTGACCGTGCAATCCGGCAAGAGCCGCTTTGCACTGCAAACGCTCGCCGCCGACGAATTTCCGACCGTCGCTCAGGCTAAAGACTACGGCGCGAGCCTCGTGGTTCCGCAAAAGACGTTCCGCCAGCTGCTCGGCATGGTCCATTTCTCGATGGCCCAGCAGGACATCCGCTACTACCTGAACGGCATGCTGCTGGTGGTGGACGGCGACCAGCTGATGGCGGTCGCGACGGACGGCCACCGTCTCGCGTTCTCGTCTATGAAGATCGAGGGCTCGTTCGCGCGCCAGGAAGTGATCATCCCGCGCAAGACGATTCTCGAACTGCAGCGCCTGCTCGAAGACATCGACGACACGGTCAATATCGACATCGCGCAGACGCAGGTCAAGTTCACGTTCGGGCAGGTCGAACTCGTGTCGAAGCTCGTGGAAGGCAAGTTCCCCGATTTCCAGCGAGTGATTCCGAAGTCGCACAAGAACAAATTCCAGATTGGCCGCGAAGAACTGCAGCGCTCGCTGCAACGCGCGGCGATTCTGACGTCGGACAAATTCAAGGGCGTGCGCTGCATCGTCGAGCCGGGCCAGTTGAAGATCATGTCGACCAACGCCGATCAGGAAGAGGCGCAGGAAGAACTGGAAATCGCATACGACGGCGACAGCGTCGATATCGGGTTCAACGTCACGTATCTGCTCGACGTGCTCGCGAACCTGAAGGTCGACATGCTGCAAGTGAGTCTGGGTGACGCCAGCTCCAGCGCGTTGATCACGATTCCCGAAAACGAGGAATTCAAATACGTGGTGATGCCGATGCGCATCTGACGCGGCCAACATCAAGAAGAACACCAAGGGGCGCAGCGCCCCTTTGGCGTTTTTATGGCGTTTTGAAAAGTCCAGAGCAGCAACCTTGCAGTAACGCAGAACCGGAAAAAATCCATGACTGAAACGAACAATACGCAGCCCGATAACAGCTACGGCGCCTCGTCCATCCAGATCCTCGAAGGTCTGGAAGCCGTGCGCAAGCGGCCTGGGATGTACATCGGGGATACATCGGATGGCACCGGTTT from Paraburkholderia sp. HP33-1 includes the following:
- the dnaN gene encoding DNA polymerase III subunit beta; translation: MQLVKTERDNLLRPLQTVSGIVERRHTLPILANLLITKNGPDVSFLSTDLELQITTRADFGVGGDSVATTVAARKLLDILRAMPEGQVTLTLNDKRLTVQSGKSRFALQTLAADEFPTVAQAKDYGASLVVPQKTFRQLLGMVHFSMAQQDIRYYLNGMLLVVDGDQLMAVATDGHRLAFSSMKIEGSFARQEVIIPRKTILELQRLLEDIDDTVNIDIAQTQVKFTFGQVELVSKLVEGKFPDFQRVIPKSHKNKFQIGREELQRSLQRAAILTSDKFKGVRCIVEPGQLKIMSTNADQEEAQEELEIAYDGDSVDIGFNVTYLLDVLANLKVDMLQVSLGDASSSALITIPENEEFKYVVMPMRI
- the dnaA gene encoding chromosomal replication initiator protein DnaA translates to VADNPGISYNPLFLYGGVGLGKTHLIHAIGNQLLMDKPGARIRYIHAEQYVSDVVKAYQRKAFDDFKRYYHSLDLLLIDDIQFFSGKSRTQEEFFYAFEALVANKAQVIITSDTYPKEISGIDDRLISRFDSGLTVAIEPPELEMRVAILMRKAQSEFVSLNEDVAFFVAKHLRSNVRELEGALRKILAYSKFHGREITIELTKEALKDLLTVQNRQISVENIQKTVADFYSIKVADMYSKKRPANIARPRQIAMYLAKELTQKSLPEIGELFGGRDHTTVLHAVRKIADERSKDAQLNHELHVLEQTLKG